The following proteins come from a genomic window of Methanobacterium sp.:
- a CDS encoding DUF2304 domain-containing protein, translating into MIFLYQIIGSIIGLIAIILAILRFREGKMTIGMLSLWILIWIGVIYVSLDPGATNLFASFAGIGRGLDVVLILGLFGCYYLVFKIYTMIESMEKEITDLVRELALQRENIKSKSDVTSKKESK; encoded by the coding sequence ATGATATTTCTATATCAAATAATAGGATCAATTATTGGGTTAATTGCCATAATTTTAGCCATTTTAAGGTTTAGAGAAGGAAAGATGACCATAGGGATGTTATCTTTATGGATACTGATATGGATTGGGGTTATTTATGTATCACTGGATCCTGGAGCAACCAATCTATTTGCATCTTTTGCAGGAATTGGAAGAGGGCTTGATGTAGTATTAATATTAGGACTATTTGGATGTTACTATTTGGTTTTCAAGATCTACACCATGATTGAAAGCATGGAAAAGGAAATTACAGATCTGGTAAGGGAACTTGCACTTCAAAGGGAAAATATCAAATCAAAATCAGACGTTACTTCTAAAAAAGAATCAAAGTGA
- a CDS encoding DUF2304 domain-containing protein, with translation MLVTGVFAAAVGIGRGLDVVLILGLFGCYYLIFKIYTMIESMENEITDLVRELALQKEDNKLNNTKKIISYN, from the coding sequence GTGCTTGTAACAGGTGTTTTTGCAGCTGCAGTAGGAATTGGAAGAGGACTTGACGTTGTACTGATATTGGGGCTTTTTGGATGTTATTATTTAATTTTCAAGATCTACACCATGATTGAAAGTATGGAAAATGAAATTACAGATCTGGTAAGGGAACTTGCGCTTCAAAAGGAAGATAATAAGTTAAACAACACTAAAAAGATAATAAGTTATAATTAA
- a CDS encoding acyltransferase: protein MDDIKNPENTIIGFNYKRGSKSPIIGKNSIIRPNSIIYNDVSVGDDFKTGHNILIREKTTIGNDTLIGTNTVIEGNCIIGNNVRIQSNVYIPTNTIIEDNVFIGPCACFTNDRYPVRIDFELKGPILRKGASIGANSTFLSDLEIGEGAMIAAGAIVTKDVPNFYLAIGAPAKIKPLPKHLRIPNKL, encoded by the coding sequence ATGGATGATATAAAGAATCCCGAGAATACTATAATTGGTTTTAATTATAAAAGAGGAAGTAAATCTCCCATAATTGGAAAAAATTCTATTATTCGCCCTAATTCTATTATTTATAATGATGTATCAGTTGGAGATGATTTTAAAACGGGCCATAACATTTTAATCAGGGAAAAAACAACTATTGGTAATGACACACTTATTGGAACAAATACTGTAATTGAAGGTAATTGTATCATAGGAAATAATGTGAGAATACAATCAAACGTATACATTCCTACAAACACCATAATTGAAGATAACGTATTTATTGGTCCTTGCGCATGTTTTACTAATGATAGATATCCCGTAAGAATTGATTTTGAACTTAAAGGACCAATATTAAGAAAAGGTGCTTCTATTGGTGCAAATTCAACATTTTTATCAGATTTAGAGATTGGAGAAGGTGCAATGATTGCAGCGGGTGCAATTGTTACTAAAGATGTACCCAATTTCTATCTTGCAATAGGTGCACCTGCAAAAATAAAACCACTTCCAAAACATTTAAGAATTCCAAATAAGCTATAA
- a CDS encoding glycosyltransferase: MTNKTHPNVSVILPTYNRAHLIKRSIDSILDQTYADFEIIIVDDGSTDNTKEIIEQYTDERIRYIGHEINKGAPSAMNTGIKNSKGDFLSFQGSDDKWLPEKLQKEMLIFKESSSDVGVVYSGIWSIEKNEIKYKPDSSIQKKEGIIHDELLKGNFVNGLSSVKKECFEKCGLFDENLFGLEDWELYIRISKNYEFRIVDEPLMIAYNAEGNISSNYLKLFNAKKIIIDKHFKEFSKDKKVLAINYGILGSLLFLSEEKKKARSYFIDAIKLDFNLKYIFAYLLSYFGKKMYTQVLGYYQKN; encoded by the coding sequence ATGACAAATAAAACACATCCTAATGTAAGTGTAATACTTCCAACTTATAATAGGGCCCATTTAATTAAAAGATCTATTGACAGTATTTTAGATCAAACCTACGCTGATTTTGAGATTATTATTGTTGATGATGGATCAACTGATAACACAAAAGAAATAATTGAACAATATACTGATGAAAGAATAAGATATATTGGGCATGAAATAAATAAGGGCGCGCCTAGCGCTATGAATACTGGCATAAAAAACTCTAAAGGGGATTTTTTGTCTTTTCAGGGTAGTGATGATAAATGGTTACCAGAAAAGCTTCAAAAGGAAATGCTTATATTCAAGGAATCTTCTTCAGATGTAGGAGTAGTTTATTCAGGAATATGGAGTATTGAAAAAAATGAAATAAAATACAAACCAGATTCCAGTATTCAAAAGAAAGAAGGAATAATCCATGATGAACTTCTCAAAGGAAATTTTGTAAATGGATTAAGTTCCGTTAAGAAGGAATGTTTCGAAAAATGTGGATTATTTGATGAAAATTTATTTGGACTAGAAGATTGGGAGTTATATATTAGAATTTCAAAAAATTATGAATTTAGGATTGTTGATGAACCTTTAATGATTGCTTATAATGCTGAAGGTAATATATCTTCTAATTATCTCAAACTTTTTAATGCTAAAAAAATAATTATTGATAAGCATTTTAAAGAATTTTCCAAAGACAAAAAAGTTTTAGCTATAAATTATGGAATTTTAGGTTCGCTCTTATTTTTAAGCGAAGAGAAAAAAAAAGCGAGAAGTTATTTCATTGATGCTATTAAATTAGATTTTAATTTGAAATATATTTTTGCCTATTTATTATCCTATTTTGGAAAAAAAATGTATACTCAAGTTTTAGGCTATTATCAAAAAAATTGA
- a CDS encoding glycosyltransferase family 2 protein, translating into MLGNSNDDPAFRNLSAEVYIVLPAYNESKVIGNVIEELKERNWNIIVVDDGSSDETYKIANDLLENYKGFIYRHSINRGVGAALKTGIEAALQKNADLIVTFDADGQHDPDDINSLLVPIIKGDADIVNGYRNFEEMPLSKKLGNQIMNIITWIFYGVRVKDSQTGFKAFDRKAAQVFEIHSRGFGVISEIMGEVKRHDLKLKEVPIKTIYTDYSMAKGTNLKVGLKILFKLIMNLFRRVLS; encoded by the coding sequence ATGCTTGGAAATTCAAATGATGATCCTGCTTTCAGGAATCTGAGTGCAGAAGTATACATAGTTTTACCTGCATATAATGAAAGTAAAGTCATTGGAAACGTCATTGAAGAACTTAAAGAAAGAAATTGGAATATTATAGTTGTAGACGACGGATCCTCTGATGAAACCTACAAAATAGCCAATGATTTGCTTGAAAACTATAAAGGATTTATTTACAGGCACAGCATTAATAGAGGAGTAGGTGCAGCTCTTAAGACAGGGATAGAAGCAGCGCTCCAGAAGAACGCCGATTTGATAGTAACATTCGATGCAGACGGTCAGCATGATCCAGATGACATAAATTCATTATTAGTCCCCATAATAAAAGGAGATGCAGACATTGTAAACGGTTACAGGAATTTTGAAGAAATGCCACTTTCTAAAAAGCTTGGAAATCAGATTATGAACATTATAACATGGATTTTTTACGGTGTTCGTGTAAAGGACTCTCAAACAGGGTTTAAAGCCTTTGATAGAAAAGCTGCACAGGTTTTTGAAATACATTCAAGAGGTTTTGGTGTAATTTCAGAGATAATGGGGGAAGTAAAAAGGCATGACTTAAAACTTAAAGAAGTGCCTATAAAAACCATATACACAGATTATTCAATGGCCAAAGGGACAAATTTAAAGGTGGGTCTTAAGATTTTATTTAAATTAATAATGAATTTATTTAGACGGGTGTTATCATGA
- a CDS encoding flippase gives MEESSKYDDIMNAVKSLAKNTSLLLISQVISYILAFFYMIYIARYLGTDGFGILSFALAFTGILSIFTDLGLNTLTVREVARDKSLTNKYFSNIFFIKMIFCILTFGLMALIINLLGYSLETINVVYLVGLSVIFTAISGFFNSIFQAHEKMEYQSLGLVLQNFLMFIGVLIVINFGLSIIVFAFVYFISSLISLFYILIVYFWKFPPRNVEIRRNYWKPTIKESLPFGLTAVFATVYVWIDSVMLSLMQGNEAVGLYNAAYRIIIVLLFIQSVSSISIFPTMSKFYISSKNSLKMTVEKYFKFMFIISIPIGIIVMLLSDKIILFVFGVQYENSILLLQILVWATVFTFIYTAFVQMFLSTNKQFVITKITALCMMINIILNLILIPQFSYIGASFVTVITEFTILVLVFKSYSKIGYGISRKQSKLMIKVIIASLIMGLFIFYFKELETYLLLLFAIIIYITLILLTKCIDKDDANLIHVLIKKS, from the coding sequence ACTGATTTCCCAAGTTATTAGCTATATATTAGCATTTTTTTATATGATTTATATTGCTCGATATTTAGGTACTGATGGTTTTGGTATTCTTTCATTTGCACTTGCTTTTACTGGAATACTCAGCATCTTTACAGATTTAGGTCTTAATACCTTAACGGTTAGAGAAGTTGCAAGAGATAAATCATTAACGAATAAATATTTTAGTAATATTTTTTTTATAAAAATGATTTTTTGTATTTTAACTTTTGGATTAATGGCATTGATAATAAATTTACTTGGATACTCTTTAGAAACTATAAATGTTGTTTATTTAGTAGGATTATCAGTAATTTTCACAGCAATTTCAGGTTTTTTTAATTCAATTTTTCAAGCACACGAAAAAATGGAATATCAATCTTTAGGCCTGGTTTTACAGAATTTTCTAATGTTTATTGGAGTTTTAATCGTTATTAATTTTGGATTGAGCATTATAGTATTTGCATTCGTTTATTTTATTTCTAGTTTAATTAGTTTATTTTATATTTTAATTGTTTATTTCTGGAAATTTCCTCCAAGGAATGTTGAAATTAGAAGAAATTATTGGAAACCAACAATAAAGGAATCATTACCTTTTGGATTAACAGCCGTTTTTGCAACAGTCTATGTTTGGATTGATTCTGTAATGCTTTCTTTGATGCAAGGAAATGAAGCAGTTGGATTATATAATGCAGCTTATAGAATAATTATAGTTTTACTATTTATTCAGTCAGTTTCAAGTATCTCTATATTTCCTACGATGTCTAAGTTTTATATTTCATCAAAAAATTCTTTAAAAATGACTGTTGAAAAGTATTTTAAATTTATGTTTATAATCAGTATTCCTATTGGAATTATTGTAATGCTTTTGTCTGATAAAATAATTTTATTTGTCTTTGGCGTTCAATATGAAAATTCAATATTACTCCTTCAAATATTAGTATGGGCTACTGTATTTACATTTATATACACTGCATTCGTACAAATGTTTTTATCAACAAACAAACAGTTTGTAATCACTAAAATCACTGCATTATGTATGATGATTAATATCATTTTAAATTTGATTTTGATTCCACAGTTTAGCTATATTGGTGCCAGTTTTGTTACTGTAATTACTGAATTTACAATTTTAGTCCTTGTATTCAAAAGTTATAGTAAAATCGGTTATGGTATTTCCAGAAAACAGTCAAAATTAATGATTAAAGTTATAATTGCAAGTTTAATTATGGGATTATTTATATTCTATTTTAAAGAATTGGAAACATATTTATTATTGTTATTTGCAATTATAATATATATTACATTAATATTACTGACCAAATGCATTGATAAAGACGATGCCAACTTAATTCATGTATTAATTAAAAAAAGTTGA
- a CDS encoding DUF6516 family protein produces the protein MKKGYVLYVNEGIGENYRRYSYHLQGNDKMIRRWDNAPHWKDIRTFPFHLLLSDKEEPIECDEVFVNDVLLEIEDIIGEE, from the coding sequence TTGAAAAAGGGGTACGTGCTCTATGTGAATGAAGGCATAGGAGAAAATTATCGGAGATATTCCTACCATCTCCAAGGAAATGATAAAATGATACGTAGATGGGATAATGCACCGCATTGGAAAGATATTAGAACGTTTCCATTTCATCTGCTTCTTTCAGACAAAGAGGAGCCAATAGAATGTGATGAAGTATTTGTAAATGATGTGCTCTTAGAGATAGAAGATATCATTGGTGAGGAATAG